The DNA window ATTCAGAAGAAGGACAGAACGATATTGCCCGTGCCATCGCAGATGCGATTGTCAGCTACAAAAGAGAATATTTCGGAGCTGATGCAACCGATAATTACAATGAAAGACCCAGCCAAACAACCCCTGCGGCGGCCGTAAACGAAAATGTGGCCCCAGTGGTTGAAAAACCAGTAGTGAAAGAAGAGGCGCCTGCCATCGTTTTTAAAGTGCAACTAATGACCAGTAAGAAGAAATTAGAATTGCAATCCAGCAATTTCAAAGGGCTCGAAGGGATTACAGTGGTTGCCGACGGGAAGTATTTCAAATATATGTTTGGCGCCGCCGCTACTTTCGAGGAAGCCCAAAAACTGTTGGCGGAAGCGAAATCCAAAGGATATGATTCGGCTTATTTGATAGCATTGAAAAATGGTCAGTTGATTACCGTACAAGAGGCCATCAAATAATTATTAACTTCAAGTTTAATATATTTACATTAAATTTGTCCAAACTTTATATATTTTGAAACTAACACGAGAATTAAAAACAGGCATTTTTGCGCTAACGACTATTGTTTTATTTATCTGGGGGTACAGTTTCCTGAAAGGGAAAGATCTTTTGGATAAATACCGAACTTTTTATGTGCAATACGACAATGTCGAAGGCCTATCGCCCTCTGCTTCGGTCACCATCAACGGATTGGTTGTGGGTAAAGTAACTAAGATTTCGTTGAATAAAGAAACGGGGAAACTAATGGTGCGCTTGCAACTCAAAACCGATTTTCCTATTTCGAAAACCAGTACTGCAGTAATCTATAAACCCGGATTTATCGACGGGAAACAAATTGCCATCCATCCTAATCTTGCGGACAAATCCGAGTGTGCCGAAGGTCAAATTTTAGTAGGGACTTCCGAATTGGACTTAACCGAAGCATTAAAACAGCAATTGGTTCCGCTTCAAGCAAAGTTCGAAAAAGTAATGCTTAATGCTGATAATTTATTGACAGGAATCAACAATGTTTTAGATGCTCAAGGACAACAAGACCTCAAGAAAAGTTTAGCCGAATTGAGTCAAACCATGCAGCAATTCCACAAAGCATCTTCCAGTGTCAATGCGATGCTCGATGACAATAAGGTTCAGATCAATGGCGTGGTGACTAATCTAAATAAAGTTTCGTCGGATTTTTCTAAAATATCCGATTCGCTTCAAAAAGCCGATTTGGGAAAAACGGCTAAAAACTTGCAAAAAACCCTAGAAAATCTAGACAAAATTATGGCCGATATTCAATCTGGTAAAGGCTCGATGGGAAAATTAGTTAAAGACGAAGCCCTCTACAATAATCTGGAAAAAACATCCAAAGAATTAGAATTATTGCTAGAAGATGTTCGACTTCATCCAACGCGTTATGTAAATGTTTCCGTTTTTGGAAAGAAAAACAAACCTTATGTAGCACCTGTAAAAGATACTATTTCAAAATAATAAAGTGATAATTATGGGGTATTTAAGTTCAATTTTATTTGCCATTCTGCTAGCCGTTGGATTTGGTTATTTTTATTTGAATATAAAAAAAATCATCCGAAACATCAATCTTGGTCAAGAAGTTGATCGAAAGGACAATCCCCAAGCCCGATGGAAAAACATGGCGATGATTGCCCTCGGACAATCAAAAATGGTCAAAAGACCCATTTCTGGAATATTGCACATTATTGTGTATGCCGGGTTTATCATCATCAATATCGAATTGCTTGAAATAATTATCGATGGATTATTTGGAACCCACAGAATTTTTGCCTTTTTGGGGACTTTTTACGATGTATTGATTGGGTCATTCGAAATCTTAGCCGGACTTGTTTTGCTAGCGGTATTTGCTTTTTGGACAAGAAGAAATATCATCCGTTTGAAGCGATTTGCCAGCAAAGATTTAAATGGTTTTCCTAAGAACGACGCCAATTATATCCTGTATTTCGAAGTCGTTTTGATGTCGTTATTTTTATTGATGAACGCTTCCGACTTGCATTTGCAAAACATTCCGGGAGGCTTTTCACATTATATCACAGCTGGAAGTTATCCGATAAGCCAGTTCATTGCGCCATTATTCAACGGTGTTTCTAGTGAATTGGTGATGGTACTCAACGAACTATTTTGGTGGTTGCACATCATTGGCATTCTCATTTTTATGAACTATTTGTACTATTCAAAACACCTTCATATTCTGCTAGCGTTCCCCAATACCTATTTCGCCGATTTGAACGCAAAAGGAAAATTCAATAATTTAGAGTCGGTCACCAATGAAGTGAAACTGATGATGGATCCCAATGCCGACCCTTATGCCGCTCCACCCGCAAATGAAAACGCAGTTCCCAGCAAGTTTGGCGCAAGCGATATTCAGGATTTGAACTGGGTGCAATTATTGAATGCCTATACCTGCACCGAATGTGGGCGTTGCACTTCATCCTGTCCTGCTAATCTGACCGGAAAGCAATTATCGCCTCGTAAAATTATGATGGACACCAGAGACCGAATCGAGGAAGTAGGCAAAAATATCGATGCCAACAATGGCGTTTTCGTTCCCGATAACAAATCATTACTCAACGATTACATCACCGCCGAAGAATTATGGGCCTGTACATCCTGCAATGCTTGCGTCGAAGAATGTCCCGTAAACATCAATCCATTGTCGATTATTGTCGATTTGCGTCGCTATCTCGTAATGGAACAAAGCGCGGCGCCAATGTCGTTGAACGCGATGATGAGCAATATAGAAAACAATGGAGCACCTTGGCAATACAATCAGCAAGACCGATTGAATTGGAAGAATGAATAGCATAATTTGGGCGTGACCCTCCGTAAAAACTGCGGGTCGGGCTGTACGTTCCCGCTTTTTTTCTTTATCAATTGCCACGGGTTTGAACCCGTGGCAATTGATAAAGAAAAAAGAGCTCCACTTCCATCCCTCACGCGGATACAGGAAAAAACAAATAAATTGATAAAACAAAACGGTTTCAGATGACAGTTTTTTAAACTTTAAACACTTAAACCTTTAAACTTTTTTATATGTCAGAAGTATTAATAGTACCTACAATGGCCGAAATGCTTTCACAAGGCAAACAACCTGAAGTATTGTTTTGGGTAGGTTGCGCAGGAAGTTTCGATGATAGAGCCAAAAAAATCACCAAAGCATTTGTCCGCATTTTGAATCGCGCCAACGTTTCTTTTGCAGTGCTAGGAACTGAAGAAAGTTGTTCTGGTGATCCAGCCAAACGAGCAGGAAACGAATTTTTGTTCCAAATGCAGGCTATGACCAATATTGAGGTTTTGAACGCCTACGAAATAAAAAAAATCGTAACTGCTTGTCCACATTGCTTCAATACCTTGAAAAATGAATACCCAGAATTGGGCGGAAAATACGAAGTTTTACATCATACCGAATTCTTAAAATCCCTACTCGACGATGGACGATTGACCATCGAAGGCGGACAATTCAAAGGAAAACGAATTACATTTCACGATCCTTGTTATTTAGGAAGAGCCAATAATATTTATGAAGCGCCTCGCGATTTAATTCAAAAACTCGACGCCGAATTGGTCGAAATGAAGCGTTCCCGAGCCAACGGATTATGTTGTGGTGCCGGTGGAGCTCAAATGTTCAAAGATGCTGAACCCGGAAACAAAGAAATCAACATCGAGAGAACCGAAGATGCGCTTGAAACCAAACCCGATATCATCGCGGCCGGCTGTCCGTTTTGCAACACGATGATGACCGACGGTATCAAAAACAAAGAAAAAGAAGGCGAAGTAAAAGTTATAGACATCGCCGAATTGATTGCAAACGCAATGGATTTGTAATATAACCCGCAACTTATAACCCGCAACCTAATAACTCATAACTCCAATGCTTATACCTTTCGAAAATTTACCATTAGAATCCAAAATCTGGATTTACCAATCCAACAGAAAATTCTCGGATGCTGAATTCGCTGAAATTGAAGCGGAAGTACACTCTTTTCTGGAACAATGGGAAGCACATAGTGTTAGTCTTGAAACAGGATATCAGCTCAAATACAATCGTTTTATCATTATTGCCGTCAATCAGGAGGTGCAAGCCGCTACCGGTTGTTCCATCGATAAATCGGTGCAATTCATTCAAAAATTGGAACAAAAGTACCAAGTCGATTTACTCGATAAAATGAATGTTACTTTCAAAAACGGCGAACACATTGCGCACAAATCCTTGATCGATTTTAAAAAAATGGCCAAAGAAAAAGCAGTGACCGAAAATACCATTGTGTTCAACAACCTCGTTAATACCATCGAAGAATATAACGATTCTTGGGAAGTTCCGGCTATGGATAGTTGGCACAGTCGTTTTTTCTAAAACCTAAGTGTATGAAATCTATATTGGCCCGAATGGGATGCAGTGTTATGTTGCTCTTTTTGCTGACCGATTGTGCCAGTAAAAAGTCAAAAATTCCATTCGAAAAACCGGAAATAACCGAAAATGAAGAAATCTACATTCCGCATTTAAAATCGGAGCGAAAAAACTTCTTCAAAGAGTCCGAGGCTGAAAAAAAATGGGTAGATAGTGTGTACCAAACGATGTCGTTAGACGAAAAATTGGGGCAGCTTTTTATGATTTCGGCCTATTCGAATAAGGATTCTGTACACGTTAATTCAGTCGAAAAATTAATTGTCGAGCACAAAGTAGGAGGAGTAATTTTCTTTCAAGGCGGTCCTGTTCGTCAGGCCAATTTGAGCAACAGTTTCCAATCCAAATCCAAAATCCCCTTATTTATTGCAATCGATGCCGAATGGGGGTTGAGTATGCGCCTCGATTCTACTTTTGTACATCCTTGGAATATGACTTTGGGTGCCGTTCAGAATTTGATTCTGATAGAAAAAGTAGGGGAGAGTATGGGCAAAGAAAGCAAGAGAATGGGCGTACATTTTAACTTTGCTCCCGTTTTAGACATCAATACCAATCCCAAAAATCCGGTTATAGGATTTCGATCTTTTGGCGAAAGCAAGGTTAATGTCAGTGATAGAGCTATTGCTTTGATGAAAGGAGTTCAAAATCAAGGTGTTTTTTCTACAGGAAAACATTTTCCCGGTCACGGCAATACGGCTGTCGATTCGCACAAAGCCTTACCACTGGTAGATTATTCAAAAGAACATATCGATTTAGTCGAGTTGTATCCTTACAAACGACTATTCGATGAGGGTTTGGTTTCTGTGATGGTAGGGCATTTGAATATTCCTAGTTTAGAACCAAGACCCAATTATCCTACCTCCATTTCCAAAAGTATCGTAACCGAATTACTGCAGAATGAAATGCAATTTGATGGGCTCATTTTTACTGATGCACTTAATATGAAAGGCGTTAGTACTTACAGAGAAAACACTGATATTCCTTCAACGCCTGGGGATATTGACTTGAAAGCTTTTCTGGCAGGGAATGATATTTTGTTATGTTCTGATACTGTTCCATTTTCAATAGCGAAAATGCGTTCGGCCTATTTGACCAATGTGATTTCAGAGGAACGCTT is part of the Flavobacterium nackdongense genome and encodes:
- a CDS encoding MlaD family protein — its product is MKLTRELKTGIFALTTIVLFIWGYSFLKGKDLLDKYRTFYVQYDNVEGLSPSASVTINGLVVGKVTKISLNKETGKLMVRLQLKTDFPISKTSTAVIYKPGFIDGKQIAIHPNLADKSECAEGQILVGTSELDLTEALKQQLVPLQAKFEKVMLNADNLLTGINNVLDAQGQQDLKKSLAELSQTMQQFHKASSSVNAMLDDNKVQINGVVTNLNKVSSDFSKISDSLQKADLGKTAKNLQKTLENLDKIMADIQSGKGSMGKLVKDEALYNNLEKTSKELELLLEDVRLHPTRYVNVSVFGKKNKPYVAPVKDTISK
- a CDS encoding (Fe-S)-binding protein, encoding MGYLSSILFAILLAVGFGYFYLNIKKIIRNINLGQEVDRKDNPQARWKNMAMIALGQSKMVKRPISGILHIIVYAGFIIINIELLEIIIDGLFGTHRIFAFLGTFYDVLIGSFEILAGLVLLAVFAFWTRRNIIRLKRFASKDLNGFPKNDANYILYFEVVLMSLFLLMNASDLHLQNIPGGFSHYITAGSYPISQFIAPLFNGVSSELVMVLNELFWWLHIIGILIFMNYLYYSKHLHILLAFPNTYFADLNAKGKFNNLESVTNEVKLMMDPNADPYAAPPANENAVPSKFGASDIQDLNWVQLLNAYTCTECGRCTSSCPANLTGKQLSPRKIMMDTRDRIEEVGKNIDANNGVFVPDNKSLLNDYITAEELWACTSCNACVEECPVNINPLSIIVDLRRYLVMEQSAAPMSLNAMMSNIENNGAPWQYNQQDRLNWKNE
- a CDS encoding (Fe-S)-binding protein: MSEVLIVPTMAEMLSQGKQPEVLFWVGCAGSFDDRAKKITKAFVRILNRANVSFAVLGTEESCSGDPAKRAGNEFLFQMQAMTNIEVLNAYEIKKIVTACPHCFNTLKNEYPELGGKYEVLHHTEFLKSLLDDGRLTIEGGQFKGKRITFHDPCYLGRANNIYEAPRDLIQKLDAELVEMKRSRANGLCCGAGGAQMFKDAEPGNKEINIERTEDALETKPDIIAAGCPFCNTMMTDGIKNKEKEGEVKVIDIAELIANAMDL
- a CDS encoding ABC transporter ATPase yields the protein MLIPFENLPLESKIWIYQSNRKFSDAEFAEIEAEVHSFLEQWEAHSVSLETGYQLKYNRFIIIAVNQEVQAATGCSIDKSVQFIQKLEQKYQVDLLDKMNVTFKNGEHIAHKSLIDFKKMAKEKAVTENTIVFNNLVNTIEEYNDSWEVPAMDSWHSRFF